The DNA window TGCTGTCAGTCTCCCAAGGGCATGGAAGGGGTGCTGGTTGGGGTCAGGCCTCCCCCCAGGTCCCTGCATCCTGTACTGCATCAGGCTAATTCTTGATGCTGtagttcttcttttttgtgtgtgtttttatggccgcactagtggcacatggaggttcctaggctcggggtctaattggtgctgttgctgacagcctacactctgccagagtcacagcaatggcagatccgagccgtgtctgcaacctacaccacagttcatggcaatgccggattcttaacccactgagagaggccaggggtccaacccgcaacctcatggttcctagtcggattcgtttccccagtaccatgacgggaactccttgacactGTAATTCTTAAAGCATCAGGAGCAGTGGGAGTGGGGTAGGGAGGATGCGCTCCGCATAGGTGGCTCTGAGACTGGTACTTTGACTGGATGGCAAGCCTCCTCTTATCAGCCTCTACTTATCTCCTTCCTGGGGAGTGGGCTCTGGCCACTGCTAAccagtagtttttttgtttgtttttttttttttcttttttcccttatagctggtttacagagttctgtcagttttctactgtacagcaagatgacccagtcacacatgcatatatccattcattttctcacggtatcatgctccatcatatgtgactagatagagttcccagcgctatacagcaggatctcattgcttacccattccaaaggcaatagtttgcttctactaacccccaattcccagtccatcccactccctgcctgcttggcaagcacaagtctgttctccaagaccaaggtcttcttttctgtggaaaggttcatttgtgcctcatattagagtccagatataagcgacaccatatggtgtttgtctttctttccctgacttccttcacttagtgtgagagtctctggtcccctccatgttgctgcaaatggcattagcttttctttttgtggctgagtagtattccatgtggtgtagtatacaccacatcttcttgaacCAATcacctgtggatggacatttaggttgtctcccaGTCTTCACTGTTGTGAACAGGGCTGCGATGAACACGatgaacacgtgggtgcatgtgtctttttccaggaaagttttgtctggatatatgcccaagagtggggttgccgGGCCATATGGTGGTTCTCTGTACAGTTTTCTGAGGGAGGTCCGgacggttttccatagtggttgggccaatttacattcccaccaacagtgtagaggggttcccttttctccacaccctcttcagcctttgttacttgtggacttactgaggatggccattctgactggtgtgaggtggtacctcatagtcgttttggtttgcctttctctgataatcagggcTGTTGAGTATTTtgccatgtgcttgttggccctctgcATATCTCTTTTAGAggaatgtctcttcaggtcttttgcccatttttccattgggttgttggtttttttgctgttgagttgtgtaggttgtttgtgtattttggagattaagcccttgtcagttacatcattcaaaactattttctcccgttctgtcagttgtgtttttgggtttttttgtttgtttgttttgtggtttcatttgctgtgcaagaTCTTGTcaggttgattaggtcccactggtttatttttgcttttatttctgttgttttgggagactgagctgagaaaacctttgtaaggttgatgtcagagaatgttttgcttatgttctcttctaggagtttgatggtgtcttggcgTATGCTTAAGTCATTAAGCCATTGTGGGTTTaattttgtgcacggtgtgagggtgtgttccagtttcattgatttgcatgtggctgtcaagttttcccagcactccTCTCATGAGGGTCAGTTCCTGCCATTGGCCTCAGTTTATGATGGGGAACTGAGACCCAGACAGGTGGACTCTGAACTGGTGATTCTGTTGGACACCACACTAGCTTGCCTTCCACAGAATGTGGGGCAGGTGGGAAATCGGAGACAAGGGGCTTAGTTTGAGATCCCTGCGGATATAAATCCCTCTTAGGAAGCCAGAGAGCTGGAGTTTTGTGGATGCTGAAAAGGGCGGGCCCCGTTGGCTAGACTGGAGGTCACGCCTCTGGGCAAATCGAAGAAAGCCAGGACGCGAGAGTCAGGCAGCCTCGGGTCCGACATGCCACTTCTTGCTAGGTGTGTGAACGTGGACCAGTTATTTAACCCCCTGAGCTTTTGTAGCAGATATGGAGCCCAGAATGGCAGTGACTAGTTTGTGGGATGATTGTAAAGATGAGGAGGAATAATGGATGTAGAAGCCTTACTGACGCATACTGTTTGGTCCGTGGTTGGCCTTCAAGAATGctactcccaggagttcccatcatggctcagcaattaaggaACCGACTATGATCTTTGAGGGTGgtgctcgatccctggcttgctccgTGTGgcaaggagctggcattgtcatgagctgcggtgtaggtcacagatgtactGAGATCCCAaggtgccgtggctgtggcataggccggcagctgcagctctgattccacccctagcctgggaacttccctgtgtggtgcgtttggccctaaaaagacacacacacacacacacacacacacacacacacacacacacacacacaaggtctTCCAGTTTTCAATCAGACACACAACACCAAGGTCACCAAGGATGTCCCTGAAGTCCATGGGAATTCTTTGCCCAGGGTCAACATGGGGACGGAGAGAGTGGAGGGAAGGGGAGTCAgtgagaggaggcagagggaaggcagcTGTGGATGGATAAGGAGCTGGGGGATCTGTTTGGGCCTGTCTctgactggctgtgtgaccttgggcaactcagTTAAGCTCTCTGAGATGCCATGGCCTAATGTGTACAACAGGGGCATTTTACCAAATAAGGCTGGCAAaactgttatttttgtttttatttttggaaggctTGTAAAGCTTCTCCTGAGAGTGGCTGACCTTACTGGGCATCCCAAGCACTGGGTGAAATGATGCCCCTGACCTGGGTCTCGGCCTGGCGAGAACAATGGGGAGGGGCAaaaccctccctccctgcccgacccccaccccactgGGGACATCTCCCGCTTGAAATCCAGACACCAGTTTGGGGCCCTGGAACTAGCCaatccccaccacccccacaacccccgccacccccaagTCAGGTAGATAAGCCGAAATTCAGGTCCGTTGGGCTGGGGAGATAACGGCCAAGACCGTTACTCTGCAATCAGGCCAGAAGTGACCTCTCAGACACTTACTTCTCCATTTGCAGGTGCACggggagagcagaggaagggaaggaatccAGGCCTTTTCACCCTCTGGGCTGCTTGTCCCTGGTGCCCTGAGCCCTGGAGGGCCGGGCTGGAAGCCAAGGAACAAATTGGTGCTGCCCAGCTAGGGTACCACTGAGTTGAGTCACCCTGACCAGCAGGTCCACTGGCTCTTGGCATGCAAGTCCAGCAAAACAGGACTCAGCACTTGCTGGCCTCCCCCCAAGTGCAATGAGTTTGGCTGGAACATGAGTGGTTCAAGTTCTGACATTTTGTTCATCATGGTATTTTTGCAATTGATTCTGATTTGGGGAGAAAGTTTgcattaaatgtttgtttttttatttcgtCTACTGAATTCTTAATTGTCCCCTTACATTGTGCAGCTGAGGCGAGCGAGTGCCTCACTGGCTTCCCCTTAGTCCTCACCCTGCTGGTGATGGAGGGCTGGTGGGAGATGGGGAGTCTGGGAGCGGGGAGGGTGGCCCACAGAGCACCTGAGTGCCTCTGCATGGGAATGCTTCCATTCCAGCTGCTGCCTCTTGGCCAGAGATATGCCTCCAGGTTGGACAAAATGGCATGTTCCAGGTCAGTGACCCTCCCCGGGGGCAAGTTTGCTTCCCAGAGGCCGTTTGGAAATGTGTGGACACATTTCTGATGGACACGCCTGGGGAAAGGATGATGGGCACCTAGTGGGTAGAGACCCAGAGATGCTGCTCAACTTTCTGCAAGACGCAGAACGGCTCCCCCTCAGCAAAGAACTCTTTGGTTCCAAATGGGAAGCGCCTAAAGGTTGAGAACCTTGGTGGAGAGGCACCGTCTCAAGAGCCTAAGCTCTGCACAGGCTAAAggtgagagaaaggagagggagaaggagagggacagagaggaagagagtgaaggagggaggcagggagggatggagggagagtgagagggagagcgagagagcgagagagaggtgGTTTTGGAGCCCCAAAGACTTAGAGATCTCAGTGCCCCCCCTTCCTGCATAACCTTGGCAAgccactttccctctctgagacTCATTTTTCACCTCTCTGAGGCAGGGCTGATGACCCACTCTCGAGGGACAGGGGTCAGGAAGGTGAGGCGGCAGGGATGTGATGTAGGTAAAGCGCCTGGTCTAGACAAGAGCTCAGCAGGGCTGTGGCTCCCTTTCAcctcctggctcctctcctgaGCTCCCTGGGAGCCTCCACTTCACTTGCTGGCATGCCGACCGGAGGAAGGCTGTTCTGATGTTAAAGAGTGCTGTTCAGGGCCTCTTCCAGCAGACTCATGCCTGGATCGTAGTCATCTGGAGCTGTCTTGCGCCCACTAGGGGGTTGGGGCAGCTACATGTGGCGGGAGGCAGGTCCCTGGAGTTCCAACAGAGAGCAGAGCCCAACGGTGAGAGGATTAAGCAAACCTCTTATCAGCTGCACTGCCCACTCCCCAAGCCTGGGGCAATCATCCTGGCCCCTTCTCACTTCCCCAAAAGCCCAGTATAAGGGCTGCCTCTGGGGTCCAGCGGCCAGAGGCACTGAGTGTGAGGGCTTCAGACTCTGGAGAGGTAAGTGCTCCCTCTGCTGCCCAGGGAGGACAGGTCCAGGGCTGGGAGGATGCCACACCCTATAGAGAAAACACCTAGGAAGCTTGTCCTTAGGACCCGAGTGGTCACTGcccttccccttcttcccctgTGTCAGTGAAACTGACCTTGGTGGTGCGCAGCCCTGTTCCCGCAGGGGCAACTGCTCTGCGGCCATCTTTCCTGCGCGCAGTGATGGAGCTCTCGGGAAAAAGGGACTTTAGTTCTTGAGCTGATAACCCGCCTGGTCTGTTCACTGGGGGAGAAGGAAGCGCTCCAGCTTGCCCTTTAACCAAGCTGTTAAGCAAAAAGTGCCTCTCTGCCATGTGCCAGGGACTGTGCAAACACACAGGACATCGCCAAGGAGGGCAGGTGAAGCTGTCTTCCCTGTCCCAACACTCTGTGGATATGAAAGgcctcctgctcctgccccttCTGCTGCTGGGGACAGTTTCGGCTCTTCATCTGGGTaagtccttccctccctttctcatcCATCTTTCTCGTTTCTCTTCTTTGCCCCTGCGAGTTCTTTTGCTCTTGGGGCCAGGGCCACAGCCTCCCCTCTTCAGGGGACCCAGCCCGTCTCTAGTGAGATTTCTCCTGGACCCAGAAGTGTGACCTGAGCTTTCCTTCGGGGCTCCTTTGCGAGGAGAAATGCCCATGTGTGAAGAGGAAGGACTTCCCACAGGcgcttcctgcccctcccccaccccaaacacacacacacacacacactcaggtgGTGTCAGGCAGCATCAGCTTCGCACGCATGCAGTTGTCCGTGTACTGCAAGAGTTCTGGTGTCACCCAAGCCCAGGGCGATTCCTCCAGGCTTGGTTCTAGGTGGCATTCTAGGAAGGCTGAGTGGGGCCACTGGAGCTGTCCGTGGTCCTGGAAGAAGGGGGACCCGGGCCTGAGGGCAGCTTACCTCTTCTTCCCAGAGAATGATGCTCCCCATCAGGGCAGAGGAGAGACACAAGCAGACCTGAGGCAGGATCTGGAAGGCTCAGGAGACCAGGAGCGAGAGCTGGCCCTGAATGATGAAGTGCCTGAGTcagagggagaggccagggctcCCGGCTCTCAAGATGCCTTTGTGGATGAGGAGGCCATGGAGTCAGACCAAGCTGCCCTAGATGAGAACGTGGAGTGTCCCAGGGAAGAGGACAGTGTTCAAATGCAAGCGAGCACTGGGGGCGTGAGCCACTTCTACTTGTTGGTCAGGAGCCCAAGGACATTTAAGGAAGCTCAGGTAAGTGGCATGTAGGCTACTATGTGGGGGGCAGAGGGCGAAGAGAGTGGATTCGGCCTTCTGTTCCCTATCATTTAGACGAAGGACATTTAGGCAAGCTCAGGTGAGTGGCAGGGGAGCCCGGGGGAGGAGAAGAGAATGGATTCAACCTTCAGTTCTCTATCATatagaccagtggttctccaaGCCTAGTATGTATGCATCAGCCTCTCCTAGAAGTCTTATTCAAACACAgatctctggggagttccttggtagcctagcagttagggatttGGCATCATCACCTCTTTgcctcaggttactgctgtggcttggttttgaGCCCCATTCCAAGAATTTTCACAAGCCGCAGGTTTGGCCAACCTTTCCCCCACTACCACCCCCAATCCAAAAACAAACCCTTCACAGATTTCTGGTTTAGCATGTCTAAGGCTTAAGAAGTTGCATTTTTACCCAATTCCCAGGTATTAATAATTCTGGCCTGGCTACTgcactttgagaagcactggttcAGTTAGATAAATATTTTGGTATAAGTTATACCTGTACTAAAACCTGGCTCCACCTGCCATTGGCTATTTTACCTGGGCAAGTCTCTTAACCTTTCAGGGCTCCTGTGTCTTCATGTCAATGGAAATGTATGGTAGCACCTCTTAGAGATgtggtgaagattaaataataCTTGGCATGTATTGTTGTGAAAAAAGAGTTAATTTTCCACCTCATCTCCTCTCTCTGTAGAACGTCTGCAGCAGGTGTTACCGAGGGAACTTGGCCTCCATCCACGATTACAGGATAAACTCTTTCATCCAGAATGCGATCTGTTTGCGCAACCAAGCACAGGTCTGGATTGGAGGCTTTCTAGGGCCCTTGGTAAGTGAGGGGCTGACTCCCAGGTACAAGAAGGTCTTTCTGACTGCCCCCAATGGAACACTGGCTGGCATCAGGCCTCATTCTGGCGCCTGAAGTGGCCTTCGAGTGGCACACAGTGCTGTGCTCTAGCTGGCTAGCCCTGGCTTAGGAGAACTGACAACTGAGGGCTTCTCTTCCCAACTCCATGTTCAGGGATGACATGCTTGTAGCCTGAAATCGGCCCCGCTGGATGTACGTGCACAAAGGAAATGGGCAGTTATTACAAATCAGGTTTCTTCCCTCCCggtgcctctctccctcccccagggctggtTGTTAAATGCTTACCAGCACATCCCTGGAGTCAGGAGATAAATTCCATCTCCAGCTTGGTCTCTTACTAGCCGAAGGACTTCCTCCAAGTttccgtttcctcatctctaaagtggggTCCTCTCTCAGAGTGGCCCTGGGACTGTGGATGAGTAAGTGCCATCATATTGGCCACTCAAGTGTGTTGCGTGGGCCAGCAATGTGGACATCGCCTGGGAGCTTCTTGGGAATgcacaatgctgggtcctttggAATCAGAATCTGCACTGGAACGAGATCCCTAGGAGATCTGTTTGTGCAGTTCAACCTGTGGGAAGGCTGCAAGTGATGCTTTGTCTGCCATTGTCATTGCCTGCAAGCCCTCAGGGGTGCATCTCTAAGGTACCTGGCTCCTGGCCGGGTGGGCAGTGAGAGGAGATTACAGTGCCAGAAAGGGAAACTGAGAGTGCTTTCCCTGGAGCCCCAGAATCTGCCTGCCTTCCCACACACCACCCTCTGACCCAGGCTATCTCTTCTTCAGACCCGGTACAGGAGATTTCAGTGGAGTGATGGGAGTCATTGGAATTTTCAATactgggccccagggcagcctAGGAATGGAAGTGGTCACTGCGTGTCCATGACTGCCAGAGGTGAGTGGGGCTGGGCACCAGGCCAGGGGAAGGGGTGGCAAGGTGGACTCCCACACTTATGAGCCTTTGAGCTGCCTGAACACACCTCCACAAACCCATGCCCTTCTTTCACCTGGAGAAACAACGTCCTGTTTGTGAGAAGGGCTGAGATGTCAGGATGCCTCAGAGCAAAATCAGGTGATGGGGTGCCCTGGGCAGGGGCTAGTTGGGGCACAGAGCtaggcctggggcctggggactCCTTTCCCTCCTTGGAGATGATGGTGACAAAGGAGTGAGTCTGGGAGAGATGGGAGAAACAGAGGTGAGTGTAAGGTAGGGCTGCGGGAGGAGGAAACGTTGTGGGAATTAGGGATGGCGGACAGATGACTGGACCAGCACGGCTGCCAGTTGTAAGGGAGCGGACTTGGTACAGTGGCTAAGACCATATGGGCTGGAGTCAGAATGCGGCCATTGACGTCCCGGCTCTGCCACTTGCCGGCTGAGATACAGGCAAGGTATCACACCCACCAAgccccagcttcctcatctgtgaaatgggagtgaTGAGAGCACCGACCTCTGGGAGGCATGGGGAGGATGAAGCCATCCTCCATGGAAAGCTCTTAGTGCGTTGCCTCTGCCAGGGAAGAGATGGATAGACGTTGGCTGAGGGGTGTGGGAGTCAGGCTGTCAGATCCGGAGGACCACAGGCAGAGCCGACTTAGGAGGTGCCTGtggagggaagtggggggcaCAGGCCACTCCCAAGTAGCTGACATCCCTGACAGCACTGTGCTCTCCACCGCTAGGAGGTCGCTGGCGACTAATTTCATGCCTAAAGAGTCTGCCCTTCGTCTGCTCTATCTAAGCCAGAGGCAAGGAGCCCCTGCCTTGGAGCCGCTCGCTCCCTCGACGCCCTCCTGGATGCCCCCACCCACTCTTTTCCCCCAGCCAAGCCGATTAATAAAGCCAGACTTCCCACAGCATTCCCCGACCCTTGTTTCTTCGTGCTCTTTGCAGGACTCCTCTGCGTTGGAAAACCCTCGAAGCACGCCCTCCTGCttcgtggggggtggggggtttggggtgggggtgggctgtgaggaaaggaaaagacctCTGAGGCCAGCGCCAGCGGGATTGAGGGGGGACGGGGTGGCGCGTTGGATGTTTCCTGCAGCGCCCCCCCGGGGCGGAGCGTGGTTAGGCGGCGGTCTCCCTGCGGAAGGCCCTCCCTCATCCCTCCAGGGGAGCAGCGCCTTTGGTGAGGGCATGGGGCACTGGCCCTCCAGTTTCCAATCGGTCTCAGGAAGGGatgctgggtggggtgggaggtgggtggtTTTACCAAAAGGCGGCAATATTGCTGATTCAAGAGTTGGGTGGCGCAGGGAGGTCCCGCCTGCGGGaatggctgggagggaggagaaaggagcctCCAGGGGCAGCTGGCTTCTCTGGCCCTGGGTCTTCTTCCCCTCTGATGGTGGCCCCTAGGTCCCATCCTCCTCCCAGCCACCTGTGGGTGAGTGGAAAGGCCCCAACGTCCTCTGAGCTGGGCTCCCTAGTCCATTCCCAGGAGGGtggctgccccagccccagccccccagccccagcccaatccccctgcctccctccctagAGGGACCACATTCTCAGGAGGGAgctgcccgccccgcccccaccccgacccccgcgctccctgtcccccacccctgtACCTTGAGGCCAAATCCAGGGCCTCTGGTAGCCCTGGGGCTGCAGTCCTGGTGCTACAGCCCCAGGCTTCTCCCACCTTCTCCGACCCCAGGGACGTGGAGAGAGAGCTGTTGCTGCTCTTGACTTTGTCCCAGCCTGGGCTCTATCTGGTCAGGGTCTGAGCTGGATGAAGTGGGAGGCTCAGACTTGAAACTGGGTATTCAGCGGGCAGAGAGGCCTGGGTGGCGGGGGAGAGAGACTTCTTG is part of the Sus scrofa isolate TJ Tabasco breed Duroc chromosome 2, Sscrofa11.1, whole genome shotgun sequence genome and encodes:
- the LOC110255185 gene encoding proteoglycan 3-like — its product is MKGLLLLPLLLLGTVSALHLENDAPHQGRGETQADLRQDLEGSGDQERELALNDEVPESEGEARAPGSQDAFVDEEAMESDQAALDENVECPREEDSVQMQASTGGVSHFYLLVRSPRTFKEAQNVCSRCYRGNLASIHDYRINSFIQNAICLRNQAQVWIGGFLGPLTRYRRFQWSDGSHWNFQYWAPGQPRNGSGHCVSMTARGGRWRLISCLKSLPFVCSI